The following coding sequences lie in one Clostridia bacterium genomic window:
- a CDS encoding nucleotidyltransferase domain-containing protein, whose translation MVENIIKTVAEKLSSLPWIEGIVLGGSRARGINAPDADIDIGVYYDAESFDLAAINRLAAELDDEHRSDLVVPPGAWGEWVNGGGWLVIDGYHVDLILRDWQRVLQVIQDTEQGIVTANYQTGHPHGYISAMYRGELAVSKILYARNEDFRAWKKQAEIYPPPLRKSLTDFFMFEAEFSLMFVKANIRDNDKYYIAGHVFRVVSCLNQVLFACNRVYCINEKKALKLIETFPYKPAGYIQKANRIFEILGHSLAACCDLAEKLVLEVKEVAAESQDV comes from the coding sequence ATGGTGGAAAACATTATCAAGACCGTAGCGGAGAAACTGTCCTCCCTACCTTGGATTGAGGGAATAGTGTTAGGCGGGTCCCGGGCCAGGGGCATCAATGCCCCGGACGCGGATATAGACATTGGCGTCTATTATGATGCCGAGAGCTTTGACCTGGCTGCCATTAACCGGCTGGCCGCCGAACTGGATGATGAGCACCGGAGTGACCTGGTGGTGCCTCCGGGAGCCTGGGGGGAATGGGTGAACGGCGGCGGTTGGCTGGTTATCGACGGTTACCACGTAGACTTAATCTTGCGTGACTGGCAGCGGGTGCTACAAGTGATTCAGGACACGGAGCAAGGAATTGTGACTGCGAACTACCAAACCGGCCACCCCCACGGCTATATCAGCGCCATGTACCGGGGAGAGCTGGCCGTTAGCAAGATCCTCTATGCCAGAAATGAAGACTTCCGCGCATGGAAAAAGCAGGCCGAAATCTACCCGCCGCCGCTGCGGAAAAGCCTGACGGATTTCTTTATGTTTGAAGCAGAATTCTCCCTCATGTTTGTCAAAGCGAATATAAGGGATAATGACAAGTATTATATCGCCGGGCATGTGTTCCGGGTGGTCTCTTGCTTGAACCAAGTGCTGTTTGCCTGCAACCGAGTCTACTGCATTAACGAAAAGAAGGCCCTCAAATTGATTGAAACCTTTCCCTACAAACCGGCGGGGTATATCCAAAAAGCTAACCGCATTTTTGAAATCCTTGGGCATTCTCTGGCTGCATGCTGCGACTTAGCGGAGAAACTGGTCCTGGAAGTAAAGGAAGTAGCAGCGGAAAGCCAGGACGTCTGA
- a CDS encoding AraC family transcriptional regulator codes for MLRELNRVIDCIEAHLTDDLTPEVIAAWAGVPDYHLRQVFYYLSGMTLQEYIRNRRLSEANRALLNGAKVTDVAFKYGYQSVDGFTRAFKKWSGVLPSEVMKTGVSKCFPKISFVITVKGGKAMEFRIEEKPAFNLVGVSRRVPMQFEGINQEIVKLAESITEEQRKEMHALQDIPPYEVVNASYDADYKFMKEEGYLTHLIGVLTTKQPASNSLDLVPVPACTWAVFPNEGPFPATLQNTMARIYAEWLPSSDYVLVDAPTFSFTKMDPHKRDHAYSEIWIPVQRKAQV; via the coding sequence GTGTTACGGGAATTAAACCGGGTAATTGACTGTATTGAAGCCCATTTAACCGATGACCTTACCCCGGAAGTAATCGCCGCCTGGGCCGGCGTACCTGATTATCACTTGCGCCAGGTTTTTTATTACCTCTCCGGCATGACCCTCCAGGAATATATCAGGAACAGGCGCTTGTCAGAGGCTAATCGAGCATTGCTGAACGGGGCGAAAGTCACCGACGTGGCCTTCAAATACGGCTATCAATCGGTGGACGGCTTTACGAGGGCCTTTAAGAAATGGAGCGGTGTTTTACCTTCGGAAGTCATGAAAACAGGTGTGAGCAAGTGTTTTCCTAAGATTTCTTTTGTCATCACGGTTAAAGGAGGAAAGGCTATGGAATTCAGGATCGAAGAGAAACCGGCTTTTAACCTGGTGGGGGTCAGCAGGCGGGTCCCCATGCAGTTTGAGGGGATCAACCAGGAGATCGTGAAGCTGGCGGAGAGCATTACGGAGGAACAAAGGAAAGAGATGCACGCCCTGCAGGACATCCCGCCCTATGAGGTGGTCAACGCTTCTTATGATGCAGATTACAAGTTTATGAAAGAGGAAGGGTATTTAACCCACCTGATCGGTGTTCTCACCACCAAGCAACCGGCGAGCAATTCCCTGGACCTGGTGCCGGTGCCCGCCTGCACCTGGGCCGTCTTTCCCAATGAAGGGCCCTTTCCCGCCACCCTGCAAAATACCATGGCCAGGATCTATGCCGAATGGCTGCCGTCATCGGACTACGTGCTGGTGGACGCCCCGACTTTCTCTTTTACCAAGATGGATCCCCATAAAAGGGATCACGCCTACAGCGAAATTTGGATTCCGGTGCAGCGAAAAGCCCAGGTGTGA